One segment of Pandoraea pnomenusa DNA contains the following:
- a CDS encoding Lrp/AsnC family transcriptional regulator — MVKLDRFDIAILSVLAREGRITKSRLAERIHLSVSPTWERVQRLEAAGVIRGYRADVDWSGVMHVSRIIVEITLARHTAHDMNRFEARLCDAPEVVQCHATGGGVDYIVHVLARDIDHYQRFIDGLLMADLGIERYFTYVVTKVVKVQAHAVPGWVDAD, encoded by the coding sequence ATGGTGAAACTCGACCGTTTCGACATCGCCATCCTCAGTGTGCTGGCCCGTGAAGGCCGCATCACCAAATCGCGTCTGGCCGAGCGGATCCACCTGTCCGTTTCGCCCACGTGGGAGCGCGTGCAGCGACTCGAAGCGGCGGGGGTGATTCGTGGCTATCGCGCCGACGTCGACTGGAGCGGCGTGATGCACGTCAGCCGTATCATCGTCGAGATCACGCTCGCGCGGCACACCGCGCATGACATGAACCGCTTCGAGGCGCGCCTGTGCGACGCCCCCGAGGTCGTGCAATGCCACGCCACAGGTGGCGGTGTCGATTACATCGTTCACGTACTCGCGCGCGACATCGATCATTACCAGCGTTTCATCGACGGCCTGCTGATGGCGGACTTGGGCATCGAGCGCTACTTCACCTACGTCGTTACCAAAGTCGTCAAAGTCCAGGCGCACGCAGTTCCGGGCTGGGTCGACGCCGACTGA